The nucleotide window gtgcgggCGGAGGACGGCGGCGCGCCGGCGCTGAGCAGCAACGTGTCGGTGCGGCTCGTGATCGTGGAcgagaacgacaacgcgccgcagGTGCTgtacccgccgccgccgccggcgcagggCTCGGgctcgggctggggctggggctgggcgggcgTGGAGCTGGCGGCGCGCTCGGCGGAGCCCGGGGCGCTGGTGGCCAaggtggtggcggtggacgcggacGCGGGGCAGAACGCGTGGCTGTCGTACGAGCTGGCCAAGGCGACGGAGCCGGGGCTGTTCCgcgtggggctgcacagcggcGAGGTACGCACGGCGCGCGTGCCGCTGGCCCGCGACGCGGCGCGGCAgagcctggtggtggtggtgaaggacCACGGGCGGCCGGCGCTGTCGGCCACGGCCACGCTGACGGTGGTGCTGGCCGAGAGCGTGGCCGAGCTGCTGTCGGAgctgggcagcgcggcggcggcgccgggcgagcCGGCCGGCGGCCTGACGCGGTGGCTCGTGCTGGCCGTGGCGGCCGTGTCCTGCCTCTTCCtcgccttcctgctgctgctgctggcgctgtgCCTGCGGCGCTGGCGCTGCTCGCagctgccggcggcgggcagcggagcCTTGCGCGGCGTCCCGGCCTCGCACTTCGTGGGCATCGACGGCGTCCGCGCCTTCCTGCACTCCTACTCGCACGAGGTGTCGCTCACCGCCGACTCGCGCAAGAGCCAGCTCCGCTTGTCGGGCGGCAGCTGCTGCGAcaccctcccggcccggccgcccgctcaGGCTTCGGGTGATCTCGTCCCTACGGGAGATCACAGTGCCGACAATAGTGACCAAGCCTCCTTCCAGGTACGTTAGTTTTTTTCAACCTGCTTTCGTGTGTGTGGTGCTCAGCATTCCTAAGAGTAGCCAAAGGCGTTTAAAAGCGCACGGTTTACAGTCTTGGAAGTCACGTTTTATGATGATGGCCAGCTCGTGTATGTCACCTCCTGAACGCATTCTGGGTCTGCTGTGTGTGTCTTATGTGCCGTGTTCTGTGCCCGCTGGGCAGAGGTCATCATACTCAGCTTTCTGTAAGTTTGGAACGTTCCATTGCATGTGTAACCGCACAAGGAACTTTCAGCCTCTAGTTCTTCCTCTGGCACTTCCTTCCAATTGTTGAAGTACTTCTTGCTCGGCTTGCTCGGGCATCACTAGTACCCAGTTCTTAGAATTTCTTACAGTTTCGTTGCCACCCCCTGCATCTGCTCTGAAACACTAGTAGAATTGGGCAAATCCAAGTTCTATGAAGAGATTCGTATTACATGATGAAAAATTCCCCAGATATCCCATTgagtttttttccactgcttggcTTCGTGACTTAACCTTTGGAGTCTACAGACCTGTAATTGTCAGTTAGTGCACGGGCCTAGACATCAAAATGGAGTATATTTCCTAGAAGacagatgaaaaacatttcaaaagaaagtCAGATTGTCTTGGTAGTGGCctgccttttttcctccattactgGTCATTGGTCATTGACTGAGCCATCTTTTGGGATTTCAGGAATAGAATTAATGAATAATATTACACTGCTTTATTGTTTGTTAATCTGCTATTTAAGCTGTTGATATGCTGTGTCTTTGCAGGGAAGGCGAGGCTTAGCCTCATGTGCAGAGACTCCCTGTGCTCATACCTCTTGTTCTGATGGTGTTTTGTTATGTGCCAGGTCGTTACTTGTTTTATCCCGACATGTGTAATACCGGTCTTCCTTGTCACTATTAGCTTTTCTGAACAGACGTATTGCTTTATTATCAAATGGAAGTTTACATGATTATCAGGGTCTGTTGTCTTCCCGACAGCAGATTTGTTTGAGCAGGATCAGAAACAGAATATTAATGGCATTCATCATTCATCATTGACTAAACAGGTTGTTAGCACTTCTGGAATATAATTAATGAATAATATTATGTTACTTTATTGTTTGTTATTCTGCTATTTAGGCTGGTGATACACTTTATCGCTTCATTTAGGGAAAATAAACTAGTGTCACATAATAATGACTGCTTTCAAGTTGAGAGAAAATCGTACCTTAAAGTTCCCGGTGAATGTTCGCATAGATTTTTTGTGCTGATCCTAGAGCTTGCTAAAATATTGTGAGTTTGTACTTGTGATTTTGTGTGTGGTGGGAACGTAATATGAGACATCACCTTATGCTTCACATGAACTAACCTCGTGGTCCTTACCACTTTCTGCTGTCGTCCATGAGACACAAACTCACATGCGATAGGCATATGGGAGTTTCCCTCTGTGATGCAGACTGGTTGTTAGCTGCGTCCCCCTGGGACTTAACTGTGCTGTGGCCAGCAGGCTCGTGTACAATGGGGAAGAGAAATTCCTGGAACTAGGACATATTGATCTCCTCTTCAGAACCGTGATTTGGAGGGTTCTTCGGTATGTGGAGATGCACGAATATGTGTGTGGGTTGCCATACGCAGTTCGCACTATATAGAAGACAGCAAACTGACGCTGACATGTTTCAGCAGAGTCCCTCTTTCCCTATATAGGTATCCACATCCTTCCCTCGACCTTATATAGAGATGCCCACATGCTTCCTAGCTCTTGACTCCTGAAACACTACAAGTTCAAACCAACTTCTGGTTCTGATAGGTTATTAATTTGTTACCGTGGGTGGTGTATAGGGGCAACTATAAGAAAAGAAACTGCCGTCCACTGGGTGAATGGCCAGCGTTAGCAGGAAGACATGTTTTCTAAAGACGCTTTACTGAGAAGGGGAGGAGGTCTTCACACTGGCATCTACAGAAATTCAGGGTTGGTGTGTATGCGAGAGCTACTCCACCGGGTAAGTAGTGTGGAGGGTTTTCTAACTATTTCTAGTCTTCCGCGTAAGGGGCTGTGATGATTCAGCATTCCTTCAGGTCTCTTATTTTCTTCACCGTCAGAGAGATGAGGTTTCCATGTACAGGTGAGATACAATGGCTTTTCACGAGGGTGGGATCTGTCTCTTTTCTATTGCCTTGTTCAAGCAAGAGTAATCACTGTCAACATTTGCCAGAAAATATTCTTAAAGTTTGAGACCCACTGCAATAACGGCCAGCTTAGGACATTAGGATGTGGTTTGACACAGACAAAAGAAATTCGGGGTTGGGTTGTATGGCATTGATATGAAGATGCTGGTTTTCGAATGCCGAGAGAGGTGGGATCCGGTAGGTCGGGTGTGACCGCTATGGTTTCGTCAGCAGCTGGGATTCCCGGCTTTCCTCCTCCATCAGCGATCATTGTTCAAAGTGGGAAAGATGGGTACTAGCTTGGGATCTTCCAACTATCGAAAACAAACCCACTATCTATGAGCAGTGCTTTAGCGTTCGTCTCGTCCTGCCATTTCTCTCACGGTGATGAGAGGTGGTAGCGGGGACACGCCCGCGCCCTCACCCTGGAGACCAGTAAGATCACCGTGAGGCAGAGACAGAGATCCTGCCCCACGTCCTCCGAGCAACGAGGAAGGATTTGTCCTGCACAAGACTTGCAAGTGTAAGGAATTCAGACAACGGGAAATCCTAGCTGCACCGCTTTAGCACAGAAACAAGTTTTCCGTTTCGCGCTCCTGACAAGATCTGTATTTTCCACCCCGCGCGTGAGTGCTATTTAAGGACGTGCGTAGCAGGACCTTCGGGCGGTTCCCTTCCTCTCGGACGCTGCGGTTCTCAGACACGGACTCAGGGTGTCACTGTCGGCCAAGGCGGAGAAGTGGCTCCGCCGTCGGCTCCTCCCCGGCCCTGACGCCCGCGCAGTGCCGCTCCGCAAGGACTAgagcagagaggagagcagggtTTGTCGACTCAGCCAGTCCTCCGACCGGCAACAGGGATTTCATATATTTGTTTCTCTCAGGTGCAGATACAGCTGCGCGAAAAGCCTATTTTTAAATCGTCTGCAGAATACGCTTGAGCACAGAAGAGGATGGATGTCGTACCGGCAGCGCGGGGTCGGGTAGTCGCCAGGCGGCTTGCGCTGCTGGTCGTGCTGCTGCCGGTGTGCTGCCGGGCGGCGCCGGAGCGGATCCGCTACGCCATCGCCGAGGAGCTGGGCCGAGGCTCGCTGGTGGGGCCGCTGGCGCGAGacctggggctgagcccggcgGAGCTGCCGGCACGCAAGCTGCGAATAGTCTCTGGGGACGAAAAGCAATATTTCAGTCTCGGGGAAGATAATGCAGATCTGCGGGTAAACGAGAGGATAGACCGAGAGGGCATCTGCGGGGCTGTGTCGCCCTGTGTCCTCAGTTTGGAGGCAGTCGTGGAAAACCCATTCAATATATTTCATGTGAGCGTTACTATCCAGGATATCAATGACAATGCGCCGCAGTTTGACAGAGAACTTGTTGCCATGGAAATGATCGAGTCTACGCCTCCCGGGGCCAGGTTCCCACTGGGCAGCGGCAGAGACCCCGACGTGGGGGCGAACTCGTTACAAAATTACCAACTTACCCCCAACCCGCTCTTCTCCCTTGCAGTAAGGGAGAGTCCTGACGGGACAAAACAGGCAGAACTAGTACTGGAGAAAAGCTTAGATcgagaaaaacagagaaatcacCATTTGATACTGACAGCGGTGGATAGCGGGGATCCAGTCCGGTCCGGGACCGTCCAGATCAAGATTAAAGTGACTGACGCAAATGACAATCCGCCGGTATTCACCAAAGAGCTCTACAAGGTTCGACTGCTGGAAAATCTGCCGGAGGGCTCCTTAGCTTTTCAGGTGAAAGCTACTGACGGCGACGAAGGTGCAAATGCAGAAATCACCTACACTTTCAGTCACATCTCAAACAGTGCTCGCCAGCTCTTCACTCTGGACTCCAGGACAGGGGAAATGAAGGTTATAGGCCCCTTAGATTACGAAGAAGGGAAATACTACGAAGCTACTGTTGAAGGCAAGGACGGGGGCGGGCTCAGCGCGCACGCCAAAGTGCACATAGATGTTATAgacgtgaacgacaacgcgccaACCCTTTCCCTGCTGCCAATCTTGAACCCGATACCAGAGGATTCGGTCCCGAGCACAGTTGTAGCTGTGATCAATGTCCGTGACAGAGACTCGGGAGATAACGGACAAGTGAGCTGCAACATCCACGGCGATTTGCCTTTCAGACTAGAACCGTCATCAGAGAACACCTATAAACTAATAATAGCCAGTTCCCTGGACAGAGAAAATGTCTCCGCTTACAATATCACCATCGCTGCCAGGGACCGGGGCAGCCCGGCCCTGTCGAGCCGCACGGCGCTGGTGCTGGAGGTGTcggacgtgaacgacaacgcgccggtgTTCGAGGAGGCCGCCTACAGCGCCTACATGGCGGAGAACAACGCGGCGGGCGCGCCGGTGGTGCGCGTGCGCGCGCGGGACGCGGACGCGGGCGCCAACGGGCGCGTGAGCTACTGgctggcgggcggcagcgcgggcgcgGCGCCGTACGTGTCGGTggaggcgcggagcggcgcggtgTACGCGCAGCGCTCGTTCGACTACGAGCAGTGCCGCGAGTTCGCGGTGGCGGTGCGGGCGCAGGACGGCGGGTCGCCGGCGCGGAGCTCGACGGCGACGGTGCGCGTCTTCGTGCTGGACCGCAACGACAACACGCCGCGGGTGCtgtggccggcggcgggggcggcgggggcggagtCGGTGCCGGCGGCGTTCGAGGTGGTGCCGCGGTCGGCCGAGGCCGGGTACCTGGTGGCCAaggtggtggcggtggacgcggacGCGGGGCGCAACGCGTGGCTGTCGTACGAGCTGGTGCAGGCGGCGGAGCCGGCGCTGTTCCgcgtggggctgcacagcggcGAGGTGCGCACGGCGCGGGCCGTGTCGGAGAGGGACGCGGCGAAGCAGCGGCTGGTGGCCGTGGTGAAGGACCACGGGCAGCCGGCGCTGTCGGCCACGGCCACGCTGCACGTGGTGCTGGCCGAGAGCTTGCAGGAGGCGCTGCCGGAGCTGagcgagcgggcggcgggcgccgacTCGCCGGCGGAGCTGCAGTTCTACCTGGTGCTGGCGCTGGCGCTCCTCTCCGCCCTGTTCCTGCTGAGCGTGGCGCTGGCCGTGCTGGCGCGggtgcgccgggccgggccgcccgccgtcCTGCGCTGCCTGGGCGCGCAGCGCTTCTCGGTGGCCGGCGCCGCCTTCCCGGCCGACTTCTGCGAGGGCACCTTGCCCTACTCCTACAACCTGTGCGTGGCGCCGGGCCGCGCCGTGGCCGACGGCGcttggctgccgccgccgctgcccagccTGCCCGCGGAGGAGCTGCTCGGCGGGGAGCCCTGCGCGAAGCCGAGCCCAAGCAGCAGCGCCGGCGCGGGAGAGCCGCCCGCCCACCCCGACGCACCGCAGGTTGGTAAGCCCGCGCGGTCCTTCTCTCGGCGCCTTTCCTAACCtcgggctggcggtgctgggctgtTGCGCCTCCTGTGTCTGCTTTGGCGGCTAGTGCCGACCTGTGTTCCCAGGGACGGATGAATTAATCCGTTAACGGTACTTTTTCGGCAGCAGGCAGTGCTAAACGGCACGTGCTGCCTGATCCGCTGTCAGCCGTGTCGGCTCGGCGGAGAGGCTCTTGCCGTTCAGCTTGTGCTGGATGAAACGACCCAAGCGTTATGAACCTCTTCGGTGTAAACAGCTCTGCTGATGCTGGATGTCCACCAGGCAAAATAAGTTGTTTACAAAACCTGTCCTGTCCAAAATGGTCTCGTTAGTAAGGGTGACCGCGTGTCTTCGCTGTGCAGAATGGGATCCTTGGACCTTTCTGGAACTCCGTCCTCTTACTCCTGAGTTTCCCCAGTGAGTGGAGTGGGTGGGAAGTGCTGGTCCGTCTGTCCGTGAAGGAACGATAGAAGCAACGTGGTAAACCCCTTCCACTCAGAGCAGGCAGTAGGCACTTTTTGGTTCATCGGTGGTCACAGGTTCAGCTTCTGGTTGAGCTGGGAAGTTTTGACTCGAAACTTGTCTGCAATGTTAGTAGCAGTGCAGGCGGATCCTTCCTGTGTACAAAGAGATCCGCTAATTCTACAGGACTCGGTCGCTGAAACATGGTTGATGTTTGTTGTTCTTTCGttcctgatttctttttcccaaagCTGTCTTTGTTTCGCAGCTGAACAAAGCCCCGTTGCTTAATGCTGTTTGGTGTTGAACTTCCAAAGGAAACGTGCATGAGGCTCCATGAACGGAGAAGTTAGAGATTGTTCCCCTGCCGTGTGCCCTCCTATCTTTTGGAGAAGGCTGCTGCTAAATGGCAGCATGAGTAGAACGAATTAATTTTGTCCAGGCATGGTTGCTCCGAGTTCTCTGCGCAGCTATTTCTCATTTTATGTTCCATCCTGGGtggtattttttttactgttccagATTTGTCTTTTCTACAGTGGTTATGGCGTGAGATGGGAATTccgaaaaagaaaatacaaaacaataacaCCAACAAAATTCCCCCAAACAAACCGCGCTTTATATTTCAGAGCCTGTCTTCTTTTCGTAAtcctttttttgcatgttttgtggAATAAATGTTTGTCCTGGTGGATAGCGTTTAACTTGAAGGATTTGCTCTGGTGGACGTTTTGCGTTTCATTTCACATCTGCACAGAGATAGGTGCGAGGTGGTGacttcacaaagctagcacactttgTCTAACAGGCGGTAAACATTTACACGTTTCAAGCAACAGTTACCAGTACTCTTACATTTACGCTAAAACACCCACTTTCCCATTGGTGTATTATCATGAAGAGTATTATAAGAGTTGTTGACTATTTGACAACTTCTGTGAAGGAAACGGGACCTGTGTTTTCCTGATTCCACGTCTCTTTAGGCTGACTTACTTAAAAGGGAGCTGGATGTGCCTTGCCTTGAAAATACATGCTATGACAAGAGCCATAGGAGGGCAGGACAGGAGAAGTGGGAGGTGCAGGGGGAGATGTAAGGAGGGGGAATAGTCCTCCTCTGCACATGTTCCCTGAAGCAATTTCTCCTGGAGGAGTTCTCCCCTTTTAATTTTGTGCCTTTAATG belongs to Opisthocomus hoazin isolate bOpiHoa1 chromosome 23, bOpiHoa1.hap1, whole genome shotgun sequence and includes:
- the LOC142363985 gene encoding protocadherin gamma-B1-like, which gives rise to MDVVPAARGRVVARRLALLVVLLPVCCRAAPERIRYAIAEELGRGSLVGPLARDLGLSPAELPARKLRIVSGDEKQYFSLGEDNADLRVNERIDREGICGAVSPCVLSLEAVVENPFNIFHVSVTIQDINDNAPQFDRELVAMEMIESTPPGARFPLGSGRDPDVGANSLQNYQLTPNPLFSLAVRESPDGTKQAELVLEKSLDREKQRNHHLILTAVDSGDPVRSGTVQIKIKVTDANDNPPVFTKELYKVRLLENLPEGSLAFQVKATDGDEGANAEITYTFSHISNSARQLFTLDSRTGEMKVIGPLDYEEGKYYEATVEGKDGGGLSAHAKVHIDVIDVNDNAPTLSLLPILNPIPEDSVPSTVVAVINVRDRDSGDNGQVSCNIHGDLPFRLEPSSENTYKLIIASSLDRENVSAYNITIAARDRGSPALSSRTALVLEVSDVNDNAPVFEEAAYSAYMAENNAAGAPVVRVRARDADAGANGRVSYWLAGGSAGAAPYVSVEARSGAVYAQRSFDYEQCREFAVAVRAQDGGSPARSSTATVRVFVLDRNDNTPRVLWPAAGAAGAESVPAAFEVVPRSAEAGYLVAKVVAVDADAGRNAWLSYELVQAAEPALFRVGLHSGEVRTARAVSERDAAKQRLVAVVKDHGQPALSATATLHVVLAESLQEALPELSERAAGADSPAELQFYLVLALALLSALFLLSVALAVLARVRRAGPPAVLRCLGAQRFSVAGAAFPADFCEGTLPYSYNLCVAPGRAVADGAWLPPPLPSLPAEELLGGEPCAKPSPSSSAGAGEPPAHPDAPQVGKPQAVLNGTCCLIRCQPCRLGGEALAVQLVLDETTQAL